In Paenibacillus sp. G2S3, a single window of DNA contains:
- a CDS encoding 6-phospho-beta-glucosidase, whose product MKLSRDFLWGGAISAIQTEGAHLEDGKGLSNFDVLPMNDRRLKDVMMDEDNIFTEEGQHYPSHTGIHFREHYKEDIAMLAEMGINAFRFSISWPRLFPNGDEATALETGLAFYESILDELEKHNIEPVITISHFDLPMHLVEHYGGWANRQVVGFYVHYAKTLLSRFGHRVKYWIPFNEMNMVLHIPFIGGGLTFTAAENKQEKKYQAAHHQLLANALTVEAGKQMVPGIQFGCMLAAGKTYPYTCKPEDVFASLESDKHTLFFSDVQVYGKYPNYIAPYFAKHKINIHTEPEDFEILKNNTVDFVSFSYYSSACTAASTEGLETRRTNGFETVKNPYLPPSGSVWQIDPIGLRITMNQLYDRYRIPLFIVENGLGIADEPDENFHVQDDYRIEYLSDHLRNMKDAVEQDGVELIGYMSWGSIDLVSVSEGKMSKRYGYIYVDADDYGKGTFKRYKKASYHWYKKVIESGGECL is encoded by the coding sequence ATGAAATTATCCCGAGATTTCCTGTGGGGCGGCGCTATTTCGGCTATCCAGACCGAGGGTGCGCATTTGGAGGATGGCAAAGGTCTATCCAATTTCGATGTTCTGCCCATGAATGACCGTCGTTTGAAAGACGTAATGATGGACGAAGATAATATTTTTACAGAAGAGGGCCAACATTATCCGAGCCATACGGGGATTCATTTCCGAGAACATTACAAAGAGGATATCGCCATGCTGGCGGAAATGGGCATCAATGCCTTCCGATTCTCCATCTCTTGGCCGCGACTATTCCCGAATGGGGATGAAGCTACTGCGCTGGAGACAGGCCTCGCATTTTATGAGAGCATTTTGGACGAGCTAGAGAAACACAACATTGAGCCAGTGATTACTATCAGTCACTTTGACTTGCCGATGCATTTAGTTGAGCATTACGGGGGCTGGGCGAACCGCCAAGTGGTTGGTTTTTACGTCCATTATGCCAAGACGCTGCTCAGCCGATTTGGGCACAGAGTGAAATATTGGATTCCATTTAATGAGATGAATATGGTCCTGCATATCCCTTTTATAGGAGGGGGCTTAACCTTTACAGCGGCTGAGAACAAGCAGGAGAAAAAATATCAGGCTGCGCATCATCAGCTTCTGGCTAACGCTCTGACTGTGGAAGCGGGCAAGCAAATGGTTCCTGGTATCCAGTTTGGCTGTATGCTAGCGGCTGGCAAGACATATCCATATACATGTAAGCCGGAGGATGTATTCGCTTCTCTGGAAAGTGACAAACATACACTATTCTTCTCCGATGTGCAGGTATACGGTAAATATCCAAATTATATCGCACCGTATTTTGCCAAGCACAAGATCAACATTCACACGGAACCGGAAGATTTCGAAATTCTGAAGAACAATACAGTAGATTTTGTCTCCTTCAGCTATTACTCAAGCGCTTGTACGGCAGCATCTACGGAAGGACTGGAGACTCGTCGTACGAATGGTTTTGAGACGGTAAAAAATCCTTATCTACCACCTAGTGGAAGTGTCTGGCAAATAGATCCGATTGGACTTCGTATAACAATGAATCAATTATATGATCGTTACCGGATTCCGTTGTTTATCGTCGAGAATGGCCTTGGAATCGCTGATGAACCGGATGAGAACTTTCATGTTCAAGATGATTACCGGATTGAATACCTGTCCGATCACTTACGCAACATGAAGGATGCTGTGGAACAGGACGGAGTAGAGCTAATTGGCTATATGTCATGGGGCAGCATCGACTTGGTCAGTGTAAGTGAGGGCAAAATGTCCAAACGTTACGGATATATTTATGTGGACGCTGATGACTACGGCAAAGGTACTTTTAAACGGTATAAAAAAGCCAGTTATCACTGGTATAAAAAGGTGATTGAATCAGGCGGCGAGTGCCTCTAA
- a CDS encoding beta-glucoside-specific PTS transporter subunit IIABC, translating to MKTVKGEEHMKKDYKQIAEQIIHQVGGKGNIIDLEHCMTRLRFRLKDNDKADKEQLNRMEAVAGVNVTSDQYQVIIGNEVNAVYKEIIDLNVQSADDSGSGKPSGNGKAKGVFGRIIDTITGCMTPMIPALTAAGMIKVILSLLTTFDLMSPEADTYRILDIIGDAAFYFMPILLAVSASRKFRVNTSVAVIVAGVLLHPNFSSWVASKDPISFLGMTVPSVIYAASVIPVLLTVWMMSYIEKYIDRIVPNMLKILLNPTLLLLISAPLALIVVGPLGNYAGQGLAYVIELMQGTLGFVMVALLAAAFPFIVMTGMHHALTPIFISAFAATGQEALILVAQVCANLAQGGATLAVAIRSKSKSMKQLASASWISSTMGITEPALYGVTLKLKKPMIAAAISAGIAGCFAGIVHVTLYVPQNNLMALLAFSGERGTSNIIYGVIMMVISFVAAFLLCLMLGFKDVEDDKLVSASASESGDKPVQDWVNNEATLSADETEKVNATLLSSPMTGSVLPLSAVPDEAFASGAMGKGLALEPSLGQVASPIGGTVATLAKSKHAIAIVGHEGTEVLIHVGIDTVKLKGKYFNPLVQPGDTVKAGEILMEVDLESIRREGFSIITPIIITNTTETTEVINQAGTSVKINEKLALITR from the coding sequence ATGAAAACGGTTAAAGGGGAAGAGCATATGAAAAAAGACTACAAACAAATTGCTGAACAAATCATACATCAGGTCGGTGGGAAGGGAAATATCATTGATCTGGAACATTGCATGACTCGCTTGCGGTTCCGTTTAAAAGACAATGATAAAGCCGACAAGGAACAGTTGAACCGGATGGAAGCGGTAGCGGGGGTGAACGTAACGTCCGACCAATATCAGGTTATTATCGGCAATGAAGTAAATGCTGTTTATAAAGAAATTATTGATCTTAATGTGCAGAGTGCTGATGACAGCGGTTCTGGTAAGCCTTCGGGGAACGGCAAAGCCAAGGGAGTCTTTGGCCGGATCATTGATACGATTACCGGTTGTATGACACCAATGATTCCGGCGTTAACGGCTGCAGGGATGATTAAGGTCATTCTGTCACTGTTGACGACCTTCGATCTGATGTCTCCAGAAGCAGACACCTATCGAATCTTGGATATTATCGGGGATGCTGCATTCTATTTCATGCCTATTCTGTTAGCGGTTAGTGCTTCCCGGAAATTCAGAGTCAATACTTCGGTCGCAGTTATCGTCGCTGGTGTTCTACTCCATCCTAATTTCTCTTCCTGGGTGGCTTCCAAGGATCCGATATCTTTCCTGGGGATGACGGTACCGTCTGTCATTTATGCCGCCTCAGTCATTCCTGTCCTGCTGACAGTATGGATGATGTCCTATATTGAGAAATATATAGATCGAATCGTTCCGAATATGCTGAAAATTCTGTTGAATCCAACGCTGCTGCTGCTGATCAGCGCACCTTTGGCCCTAATTGTTGTTGGACCGCTGGGGAATTATGCCGGACAAGGACTGGCTTATGTGATTGAATTGATGCAAGGTACGCTCGGTTTTGTCATGGTGGCTCTTCTCGCCGCAGCATTCCCGTTCATTGTTATGACCGGGATGCACCATGCGCTCACACCGATTTTTATCTCTGCCTTCGCAGCCACGGGGCAGGAAGCCCTAATTCTGGTGGCTCAGGTCTGTGCGAACCTTGCTCAGGGTGGTGCTACACTGGCAGTTGCCATTCGCTCTAAGAGCAAATCGATGAAGCAGCTTGCATCGGCTTCATGGATTTCTTCTACAATGGGCATCACAGAACCAGCCCTGTATGGTGTAACCTTGAAGTTGAAGAAGCCAATGATTGCCGCTGCCATCTCAGCGGGCATCGCGGGCTGCTTCGCCGGGATTGTACATGTTACCTTGTATGTACCACAGAACAACCTTATGGCTCTGCTTGCTTTTTCTGGTGAGAGGGGAACTTCAAACATAATATACGGTGTGATTATGATGGTTATTTCCTTTGTCGCCGCATTTCTATTGTGCCTCATGCTCGGTTTCAAAGATGTTGAGGACGATAAGCTGGTATCAGCTTCAGCTTCGGAGTCCGGTGACAAGCCCGTGCAGGATTGGGTAAACAATGAAGCAACCCTCAGTGCTGACGAAACAGAAAAGGTTAATGCTACATTGTTGTCCAGTCCAATGACAGGTAGCGTATTGCCGCTCTCAGCCGTACCGGATGAGGCGTTTGCAAGTGGGGCGATGGGCAAAGGACTGGCGCTTGAGCCTTCTTTAGGGCAGGTAGCTTCGCCTATTGGCGGTACAGTTGCTACCCTGGCTAAATCGAAGCATGCTATCGCCATTGTTGGGCATGAGGGTACAGAAGTACTGATTCATGTGGGGATAGATACGGTTAAGCTGAAAGGTAAATACTTCAATCCTCTGGTTCAGCCGGGTGACACGGTGAAGGCAGGCGAGATCTTGATGGAAGTTGATCTGGAAAGCATCCGCCGTGAAGGCTTTAGCATTATTACACCGATCATCATTACGAATACGACTGAAACGACAGAAGTCATCAATCAGGCGGGTACTTCTGTGAAGATAAACGAAAAGTTGGCCTTGATTACACGTTAA
- a CDS encoding Crp/Fnr family transcriptional regulator, producing the protein MKTIQDPNLIAHYITQNNLDQVFTTSKHAFIQLRIYAQNEIILREGDELDGIYFQVEGRTKISSSVGTGKSLLLRFCSPLSLFGDIEFVQEVVVQSQVEAVHQTTLLFIPKQKVESDLMDNHSFKDLLLKHLSYKLLTCTSASRTNLLGAVEERLASYLLTIQLQREFGKEIQTPYIPDIASLIGTTPRHLNRVIQRLTEMEILYKVKQEIVVLNWERLDEMSNGIRYE; encoded by the coding sequence ATGAAAACTATTCAAGATCCAAATCTTATAGCACATTACATTACACAAAATAATCTAGATCAAGTATTCACGACGTCAAAACATGCTTTTATCCAGTTACGTATCTATGCGCAGAATGAAATCATTTTGCGTGAGGGCGATGAGCTGGACGGAATTTATTTTCAAGTGGAGGGGCGAACTAAGATTTCTTCCAGTGTGGGAACGGGGAAATCCTTGTTATTACGTTTCTGCTCACCCTTGTCTTTATTCGGAGATATTGAGTTCGTGCAAGAGGTTGTAGTCCAATCCCAAGTGGAAGCGGTACATCAAACTACCCTCTTATTCATCCCGAAACAAAAGGTTGAGTCCGACCTAATGGATAACCACAGCTTTAAAGACTTATTGCTGAAACATCTTTCTTACAAACTTCTAACCTGCACATCCGCATCAAGAACAAACTTACTAGGCGCTGTAGAGGAACGACTCGCAAGTTATTTATTAACGATACAGCTTCAACGGGAATTTGGAAAAGAAATTCAAACGCCCTATATCCCAGATATAGCCTCGTTAATTGGGACTACACCCCGACATTTAAACCGTGTCATTCAGCGGCTCACCGAGATGGAGATCTTATATAAAGTTAAGCAAGAAATTGTCGTGCTCAATTGGGAGCGTTTGGATGAAATGTCTAACGGAATACGGTATGAGTAG
- a CDS encoding HAD-IIB family hydrolase, translating to MKFIFDLDGTICFSGKPLSERIVQALDALIEKGHEVIFASARPIRDLLPVLPSHMHHFPMVGGNGAFIAKGGEVVSTIHFDPQTSESILKLIEEFDAAYLIDSHWDYSYSGSDDHPIRRNVDPEQRAKNVTPSELDELAKVVILSSVNGEQLLDQLHKLPVMIYRHGQEDIIDISPKGVNKWTGLQQLGLETQRFIAFGNDANDIEMFRHSAHSVCVGEHTELGELATEKVSNEEEQIVKKMLELMGGLQ from the coding sequence ATGAAATTTATTTTTGATTTAGATGGAACGATCTGTTTTAGCGGTAAACCTTTGAGTGAACGAATCGTACAAGCCTTGGATGCACTTATTGAAAAAGGACATGAGGTTATTTTTGCGTCAGCCCGGCCTATTCGTGATTTATTACCTGTGTTACCGTCCCATATGCATCATTTTCCAATGGTTGGCGGTAATGGTGCGTTTATTGCAAAGGGCGGAGAGGTTGTTTCGACAATACATTTTGACCCCCAAACTTCGGAGAGTATCTTAAAGTTAATCGAAGAATTTGATGCTGCTTATTTGATTGATAGTCACTGGGATTATTCATATTCGGGTTCTGATGATCATCCGATTCGTAGAAATGTAGATCCAGAACAACGCGCCAAAAATGTTACTCCATCTGAGCTAGATGAGCTTGCGAAAGTAGTTATTTTGAGTAGTGTAAACGGGGAACAGTTATTAGATCAGCTACATAAACTACCTGTTATGATATATAGACATGGTCAAGAGGACATTATTGATATTAGCCCTAAAGGCGTAAATAAATGGACAGGACTACAACAATTGGGCCTAGAAACGCAGCGATTCATTGCTTTTGGCAACGATGCTAACGACATAGAAATGTTTAGACATTCCGCTCATTCGGTTTGTGTTGGAGAACACACAGAGCTTGGCGAATTGGCAACGGAAAAGGTGAGCAACGAAGAGGAGCAAATTGTTAAAAAAATGCTGGAGTTGATGGGTGGGCTGCAATAG
- a CDS encoding MFS transporter, whose product MQLATIFLGFIVFGISENIKGPAIPRIQFDFSLDEKQLGTLLSLNALGYLIACSFTAILVRKWGIKAVSIIAFASMIFSGVLIYISHSYPLFSASYFLMYIGNGMLEIGLAILGARIFIKNTGTMMNLSHFFYGFSSTLAPLLATGLMTVSVFGHTLDWRGMYLIMLSLALLPILFALRSTFPGDDLPHEDRISLKSLVRDPALWLMVLILSFGVVSELAVGGWLVNFLEKAYKWDTVTASGMLSTFFLCFSLARLLLGPVTDKIGFNLSLIIFSAFSALCTFAAILGGEKLAFLFAAAGIGIAMIYPTVMAFIAKRYPHGSDTAITFTVTLMGVGSVIGNYAIGAVIEGVKKLYGAETQIGLLRGLQAGYGFIGLCAAICAISGCVLYRYLHRRQELI is encoded by the coding sequence ATGCAATTGGCAACGATCTTCTTGGGTTTTATTGTGTTTGGAATATCAGAAAATATTAAAGGGCCAGCCATTCCCAGAATTCAGTTTGACTTCAGCCTAGATGAAAAGCAGCTAGGTACCCTTTTATCCTTAAATGCACTAGGTTATTTGATCGCCTGTTCCTTTACAGCTATATTGGTTCGTAAGTGGGGGATCAAGGCTGTCAGTATTATTGCTTTCGCATCCATGATATTCTCTGGCGTTCTAATTTACATTTCCCATAGCTATCCCCTCTTCTCGGCTTCATACTTCCTGATGTATATCGGAAACGGAATGCTTGAGATTGGACTCGCCATTCTGGGAGCACGTATTTTTATTAAAAATACCGGGACCATGATGAACTTATCCCATTTCTTTTACGGATTTAGTTCCACGTTAGCCCCACTGCTGGCAACAGGGCTAATGACTGTAAGTGTATTCGGTCATACTCTTGATTGGCGCGGAATGTATTTAATAATGCTTAGTTTAGCTCTGCTACCTATTCTGTTTGCCTTACGGAGTACGTTTCCGGGTGACGATCTTCCGCATGAGGACCGAATTTCATTAAAATCGTTAGTCCGTGATCCAGCTTTATGGCTAATGGTCCTTATCCTGTCCTTCGGAGTAGTATCGGAGCTTGCCGTAGGCGGATGGCTCGTAAATTTCCTTGAAAAAGCATACAAATGGGATACGGTTACAGCTTCTGGGATGTTGTCCACCTTCTTTCTCTGCTTCTCGTTAGCAAGGCTCCTGCTGGGGCCGGTTACAGATAAAATTGGATTCAACCTATCGCTTATCATATTTTCAGCCTTCTCTGCCCTGTGCACATTTGCCGCTATTTTGGGTGGAGAAAAGCTCGCCTTTCTATTCGCCGCAGCAGGCATCGGGATTGCAATGATTTATCCTACGGTTATGGCTTTTATCGCAAAGAGATATCCCCATGGTAGCGATACCGCCATCACATTTACAGTCACGTTAATGGGAGTGGGCAGCGTAATCGGCAACTATGCTATAGGAGCAGTCATCGAAGGTGTAAAAAAGCTTTACGGTGCGGAGACACAAATAGGCTTGCTACGCGGACTTCAAGCTGGCTATGGTTTTATCGGATTATGTGCAGCAATATGTGCGATATCAGGTTGTGTGCTATATCGTTATTTACATCGCCGCCAAGAACTTATCTAA
- a CDS encoding sugar O-acetyltransferase: MATNKENMIAGKLYMAGGEELAKDNKRSRMLTRLFNNTTEEQGEYRVELLKQLFESTGESLYIEPPFRCDYGSNITVGNNFYANFDCIILDVAKVTIGENVLFGPRVSVYTAGHPIDADVRISLLEFGTPITIGNNVWVGGNAVINPGVNIGNNVIIGAGSVVTKDIPDNVIAVGNPCRVLREITDEDKQHWEKLKEEYYRDIEQ; this comes from the coding sequence ATGGCAACTAACAAAGAGAATATGATTGCAGGAAAGCTATACATGGCTGGTGGAGAAGAATTAGCTAAAGATAACAAAAGATCCAGAATGCTCACCCGTTTATTTAACAATACGACGGAAGAACAAGGCGAATATAGAGTAGAATTACTTAAGCAATTATTCGAGTCTACGGGAGAATCGTTGTATATTGAGCCGCCTTTCCGTTGTGATTATGGCAGCAATATTACCGTTGGCAATAACTTTTATGCTAATTTCGACTGCATTATCCTGGACGTAGCAAAAGTAACCATAGGTGAGAATGTTCTCTTTGGACCCCGAGTAAGTGTATATACCGCTGGACATCCCATCGATGCGGACGTTCGTATTAGTCTGCTCGAATTCGGTACACCGATTACTATTGGAAACAATGTGTGGGTTGGCGGAAATGCCGTAATCAACCCTGGAGTAAATATCGGCAACAATGTAATCATCGGCGCAGGCTCCGTCGTGACTAAAGATATCCCTGACAATGTAATTGCGGTCGGGAATCCTTGCAGAGTGCTAAGAGAAATTACTGATGAAGATAAACAACACTGGGAAAAGCTTAAAGAAGAATACTACAGAGACATCGAGCAATAA
- a CDS encoding ROK family protein produces the protein MKEGTKSTIASATGLSIATCGNILNELMETGEVIETELEASNGGRPARRFIYNVDFSYIACIYAKIEGGQQSLTYAVTNSVGERVDDGYIKAENIDATTIDHLVGTLIHQYNNIKAVGIGIPGLVHRGVINICDIKTLIHAPLESLLREKYEVEVTVENDMNLTVYGFYKQQDYEEDKTIVVLTFIKGAFPGAGMMIDGHIHKGNTRFAGEVSFLPFGISREEQFIRLGQTETFIPLAAHAISSLTAVINPETIALTGEQVRQEDVPHIYQSCLEFIPEEHMPHLIVLDHPDDYYMNGLIAITLESLTYSLQLVEKRR, from the coding sequence ATGAAAGAAGGAACCAAATCAACGATTGCTAGCGCCACCGGTTTAAGTATTGCCACCTGTGGAAATATTCTGAATGAGCTTATGGAGACTGGTGAAGTCATTGAGACTGAGCTGGAGGCTTCGAATGGAGGTCGGCCAGCCAGACGATTTATCTATAATGTCGATTTTTCTTATATCGCGTGCATCTATGCCAAAATTGAAGGTGGTCAGCAATCCTTAACCTACGCAGTGACCAATTCCGTTGGCGAACGTGTAGATGATGGATATATCAAAGCTGAGAATATTGACGCTACAACCATAGATCATTTAGTAGGTACACTAATCCACCAATATAACAACATCAAAGCAGTGGGTATTGGGATCCCCGGACTGGTTCACCGAGGCGTCATCAATATTTGTGATATCAAGACTTTAATTCATGCTCCCTTAGAATCACTGCTCAGAGAGAAATACGAGGTCGAAGTCACTGTCGAAAATGACATGAATCTAACTGTTTACGGATTCTATAAACAACAGGATTACGAAGAGGATAAGACCATCGTCGTGTTGACCTTTATCAAAGGAGCCTTTCCAGGTGCTGGGATGATGATCGACGGGCATATTCACAAAGGCAATACTAGATTTGCTGGCGAGGTCTCTTTTTTACCGTTTGGAATCTCGCGTGAGGAGCAATTCATTCGTTTGGGTCAGACGGAAACGTTTATCCCATTGGCAGCTCATGCCATCTCCTCATTAACGGCAGTCATCAACCCTGAGACGATAGCGCTCACAGGCGAACAAGTTAGACAAGAGGATGTGCCACATATCTATCAAAGTTGTCTGGAATTCATTCCAGAGGAGCATATGCCTCACCTAATTGTGCTGGATCACCCTGATGATTATTACATGAACGGATTAATTGCGATCACGCTAGAAAGCTTGACCTATTCGTTGCAACTGGTTGAAAAGCGCCGGTAA
- a CDS encoding GNAT family N-acetyltransferase, with translation MVSKVSIEQLLTVKESINELSELLIQVVEDGASIGFLPPLDPSAATLYWHNVLASDVILFVATMNDIIVGSVQLHLSTKANGTHRADIAKLMTHPNYRRNGIARSLMQKAEERAKEEERSLLVLDTREGDPSNLLYSSMGYIQAGRIPNYAISANGELHATIFYYKVIG, from the coding sequence ATGGTTAGCAAAGTGAGCATCGAACAATTACTAACGGTTAAAGAATCTATAAATGAGCTTTCAGAGCTTCTTATACAGGTCGTGGAGGATGGAGCCTCCATTGGTTTTTTACCACCACTAGATCCATCAGCTGCTACATTATATTGGCACAATGTTTTAGCTTCCGATGTAATCCTTTTTGTCGCAACAATGAATGATATTATCGTGGGAAGTGTACAACTACATTTAAGTACAAAAGCAAACGGAACACACCGAGCCGATATTGCAAAGCTGATGACACACCCTAATTATCGCCGTAATGGTATTGCTCGTTCACTTATGCAAAAGGCTGAAGAAAGAGCTAAAGAGGAAGAACGGTCGTTATTAGTGCTTGATACAAGAGAAGGTGACCCTTCCAATCTCCTCTATTCTTCAATGGGCTACATACAGGCAGGAAGAATCCCGAACTATGCCATATCAGCTAACGGTGAATTACATGCGACAATTTTTTATTATAAAGTTATTGGCTAG
- a CDS encoding LysR family transcriptional regulator: MDLSQLEAFLAVCRIRNFTKASEHLHISQSAVTARIKALENSVGKVLLTRDNRNVSLTQAGISFVPYAERMLRLFEESKVTLSEELENYIILSGPGSVWHYYYLQHILSFRRDHPKVAIKFLSYIDSSYMIRDLLLDGIVQIAIKYNPPEHPKVTKHLLFEDEIILVSTQIREAAVCREDFFQHEYCHLEWGDPFPEWFTSIVGGGFMPTLQTDHSMIMLDMLLQGAGFGFLPRSIAQSYLDQKKLFQLQCVLDTPIIKAYALYLTENAEDIRVRLGLEMLGVDSIKE; the protein is encoded by the coding sequence ATGGATTTATCTCAATTAGAAGCTTTCTTGGCGGTATGCAGAATTCGAAATTTCACCAAGGCCTCAGAACATCTGCATATCTCCCAGTCTGCCGTTACTGCAAGGATAAAAGCTTTAGAAAACTCCGTGGGCAAGGTGCTCCTTACACGTGATAACCGGAATGTCAGCTTGACGCAGGCGGGGATTTCCTTTGTTCCATATGCTGAGCGAATGCTTCGTTTATTTGAAGAGAGCAAGGTGACCCTATCCGAGGAGCTGGAGAACTACATCATTCTGAGTGGGCCAGGGTCCGTCTGGCATTATTATTACCTGCAGCATATTCTTTCATTTAGACGTGATCATCCTAAGGTTGCTATCAAATTCCTAAGTTATATTGATTCCAGTTATATGATTCGTGATCTTTTACTGGATGGAATTGTGCAGATTGCGATTAAATATAACCCGCCGGAACACCCTAAGGTGACCAAACACCTCTTGTTTGAGGATGAGATTATTCTGGTCTCTACACAAATAAGAGAGGCAGCTGTATGCAGGGAGGATTTTTTTCAGCATGAGTATTGCCATTTAGAATGGGGAGATCCATTTCCGGAATGGTTTACTAGCATAGTTGGAGGGGGTTTTATGCCTACACTTCAGACGGATCACTCGATGATTATGCTGGACATGCTGCTACAAGGAGCAGGCTTTGGATTTCTACCACGATCTATAGCACAATCTTATCTCGATCAAAAAAAGCTATTTCAACTTCAATGTGTGTTGGACACACCAATCATAAAGGCCTACGCCCTTTATTTAACAGAGAATGCCGAAGATATACGTGTACGGCTTGGGCTGGAGATGCTTGGGGTGGATAGCATAAAAGAGTAG